GAGTCGAGCTCGTACCCGATCACCTTGTCGACCGCAATCGACGCCTCTTCCGCGGATTCGACCGGCAGGCGGCCCAGCGCGACGTCCATGACCGACGCGCCGCCCACCTGATCGCTGGCGTCCATGTGGGCGAACCAGTCGTCGGTCGCCATGGCGAACAGCGTGGTGCGGGTGAAGTACAGATTGGTCGGAACATAATCGGGCTGTGCACTCGCGTTGTTGCGAAAGTCGACCGTCGCGTCACCCAGCAGCAGCACGTAGCCCAGCCGGGGATTGCCATTGGCGTCGATTGCGTTTTCGTACAGGAACTTGATGTAGTTGCGAATCGCCATCGGGTCTGGGAGCCCCGCCGAGAAGTTGTCGAAGATTTCGTCGGTGGTGACGACCTTCACCGATGGATTGCCGTAGAACGGAAGATGGGCAGCCCGATGGGCGCGAAGGCGCTCCGCCGCCGCGCGGAAACCGGCGTGACACACGATGAGCATATTGGGACCCGCGCTCTCGTTGCGCAGATCCACCGGGGTTACGCGCGTCACGCTGGGCTTGCGCAGGGCTCCCCCGCTGCCAACCCAGTAGTGGCGCCGTTCGGCGGCCAGGCTGGATGAGAAGCGAACGCGCCGTCCGCCACCGGATGGGGTCACCTCGGCGCCGGTCAGTTCGAAAGGCGACCACGGATCGGTGACATCGAACGCGTACAACGTCCCCTGGGTGGTGAAACTGGTGGCGCTGAAGTTCACCACGCCGCTGGTATCGGGCGACGAGAACGCGATGGCATCGTCGACAGCGCGGATGCGGCGTTCGTAGCCGATCGAGAACCAGGCGAAGAACATCTTGTCGATGGGATTGAGATCGCCAGGAACCTGCAGACGGAACTGGTTGGCGCCGTTCAGCAGAAAGTCGCCGCTGATACGCACGGGAACTCCGTCTTCGAAGTAGCGGTGGGTCACCTGTGCGTTCCACACCAGCCCGCCCACGGTGCGCTCCACCCCGCCGCGAAGATTCAGGTACAGCGCATGGTGCCCGATGTTGCTGCCCGTCGGGTCGTTGGCCGATACGTACGGGGCGAGCGCCACGGATCGAAACACCTGCGGGCGCGACGCAACCAGGTCGCGGACGTCGATCGACACCAGGCCGTAGCGCGAGTTTCCCGGGCGCGGCACGTCGAGCCACAGCCAGCCATCGCCGCGGTAGTCGAAATCGCTGATCAGGTCGCGCTCCCGGTACTCGCGGTGGAAGTAGGTGGTGCGGTCCGGCGCCGCCACCGGCACCGCGGCCACGCCGGCCATGCGCAACGGGGTTCCCCCCAACGCGCCTCCCCAGGAGAGGAAGTACGTGTTGCTCTTTGCGTGGCTGTGACGGTAGTGGAGCGTGTCCGCCGCCGGACCGTAATAGTCCGCCCAGTCCTCGGCGCCGACGGCATAGAACACAATCCGGTCGCTGGCGTCGAAGGTCCCGTCGGAGCCGGCTTCCACGCGCAGGGGAACTTCGCGCATCGCCTGCCCAGGCTGCCACGACCCGTTGGCGTCGGTCAGGTCGCGCGCCTGCATGCGCACGCCGCCGGTGTATGCACGCAACGTCGCGGGATCGATGCCGGCGAGGCTCACGCCGGCCGCCGAAAGATCCGCGCCGGTGACTGCATACATGCCGCGGGAGGCGAGCGTGAGCCGGGCCCAGTTGGGCGAGCGCGAGAACCACGGATCCGGCGACCCGCTGCGCGGTGTCACCGGAAACACGTCGGTATTCACGACCAGCGCCTTGAGCAACGGATCCACGGTGCTTGCGTCGCGCACCTCGGCCGCGGGCGTGTAGTCCACGGTCACGGTGGACAGCGGCAGGCCGGCCGGGACCGAGACCCGCACCCACAGGGCGCGCGTGCCACGGTATATGAACGGCTGGGATACGATGATGGTGTCGGCGAGGGCGTCTGCGCGAATCGCGGCACCCGCACCCGGCTCGAAATCAACCGACCACGTGCCGCCGGGGGATATGGCGACGAAGAAGGTCTGGATGACGGGCTGGTTGTCCGGGCTTTCGCTCGTCAACTCGATCACGACGCGGCCATTGCTGTCCGAGACGGTGCGGACCTGCCCGCCCGCATAGACGGAGCCGGCCGCCGTGAGCGCGCACAACGCGAGAATGAAAATCGTAATCTTGACTGAACGCATGTGGCAACAAACGCGCGTCTTCACGGCCGCCGCTGTCGGTCGGCCGTTCGCACGCAACGGGTGGCTGCGATCTCCTCTACGCGTCCAGGGGTTCCGCCCGTTCGATGAGCATGATCGGAATCCCGTGCTCGTTGACCGGGTACTTGATCCGGCAGCGCATGCACACAAGATGGCGTCCCTTCTCGTCCAGCACGACCTTCTCCTTGCACTTCGGACATGCCAGTATCTCCAGGAGCTCGGGTCGGAGCATGAGGGACACCTCGCAACGGACGGCTAGGGGCGGGATAACTCGAACTTGTCAAATATTTTACAGCGCGGCGCGGGCACGGTCAAGTCGTTTCTTGCTCGTAGAAACCCATGTTCAGGTACTTCTTCAGCCGCCGCTCGCGCAGGGTCGCGGGGCTAAGATGCGAGAGGTAATTGACTTCCTCGTACACCACCTGTCCCAGGGACTCCGCCACCGCCCCCGGATCCCGGTGCGCGCCACCGGCCGGTTCGGGGACGATACGGTCGATGATCCCAAATGAAAGCAGGTGCTTGGCCGTCAGTTTGAGCGCGTCCGCGGCCTCCTTCACCTTGCCCTGGTCCTTCCACAGGATGGCCGCGCACCCCTCCGGGGATATCACCGAATAGATCGCGTGCTGGAGCATCAGGATCCGGTCCGACACCCCCAGCGCCAGCGCGCCACCGCTGCCGCCCTCGCCGATCACCACCGACACGATGGGAACCTTGAGCGAAGCCATCAGCTTGAGGTTCTCGGCGATGGCCAGCGCCTGCCCGCGTTCCTCGGCGCCCAGACCCGGGTACGCGCCCGGCGTGTCAATGAGGGTGACGATGGGCAGGTTGAACTTCTCCGCGAGACGCATGAGCCGGTTGGCCTTGCGGTAGCCCTCCGGATTGGGCATCCCGAAATTGCGCCGGATGTTCTCGCGCGTGTCGCGGCCCTTCTGGTGGCCGATGAGCATGATGCGCAGGTCGTTGAGCATCATGAACCCGCCCACGATGGCCTCGTCGTCGGCGAAGTAGCGGTCGCCGTGCAGTTCGGTGAACTCGCCCCCGAACGCGGTCACGTAGTCCAGGGTGTAGGGACGCTGCGGGTGCCGCGCCAGCTGCACCTGCTGCCACGCGGTGAGCCCCGAGAACACCTCGCCGCGCAGCCGGTCGGCCTTTTCGGTCAGCCGCCCCACCTCGTCGTCGACGGAGACATTCTGGACGATCGCGAGCTGCTTGAGCTCGGCGATCTTGTCCTCCAGTTCGACGATCGGCTGTTCGAAGTCCAGCACGTAACGCCGGGGAGCACGCTGTGCCATACACCCTCCGTCGGGCCCCGCGGGGGGGCTCAGAACCAGTTCAGGTACGTGACCTCGAGTTCCCGGCCGATCTCCGCGTCCGGGCCGAGGTTCCGGGTGAGGTCGCTGAATACTAGCATCAATTGCAGGTGGGCACCAAGCGCCACCCGGACGCCCACATCCACGTACACCCCGCCCTCCCCGAAGCGCCCATCCGGGGTGTCGTCGTTCCAGGCCATGTCCAGATCGCCCAGCAACGAGACCGCGTTGGCGATGGTCCAGTCCGCGGCGCCGAACATGTCGGGGGCGTCGTCGCCATCCGCCGTTTCCAGACTGTAGTTGGCCCCCAGGTGGAGCGACAGATCGCCGGCGAACGAGTGCCAGTTCTTGCTCGCCACCGCGTAGACCCCGGGAGACTTGCGCTCATAGCGCTGGTAGGCGCCGTCGTACGCGTACCAGCCCTGCGAGTCGAACCCGACCGCAACCGCCGGCCAGCGCGCCTCCTCGAGCACACGCGCGCGCACTTCGAAGCCGAGGTGATCGTTGGCGGTGGGCGAACCCGTCTCCACCAGCTTCTGCACGCCGTAGAAGACGCCCACCTGCACGCGGTCCTTGAACCCCAGCCGCACGCCTCCCTGCAGGCTGCTCTCCGGCGTCAGGCGTACCTGCACGCGATACTCGCGGTGCGGGATGATGCCGGCGATGGGATGGCCGACGTTGTCGACCGGTTGCTCGAGCCCGGCCCGCGCCACCGGCGCGGTAAGCACGCACAGCAGCGCGAACGCAGCGGCTCGCTTCACGCACCGATCCCCGCGGGTACCAGCCTCACGTTGCACGCACCCACCGAGGCGGACAACCCGGATACCAGCGCCGGGTCGACGAGCACGCCCTGGCTGCGCGCGCGGATCACGTAGGAGCGGCGGCCGTTCTCCTGGATGTGAAAGAAGACCCGCGAGTCGCCCGGCCGCCCGGTGAGAACGCCCTTGAGTTCGTCCACCTTCTCCTCGCCCATGTGGTCGAGGTCGATGGTGACGTGAACTTCCTTCCACGACGGGGTCTGGTCCTCGCCCACCGAGAGCACGCTGTTGACCAGCACCTTGCCGTCGCCGCCGTTGCGCCGCGAGACACGGCCCTCCACCACCACCACGCTGTTCTCACCGATGTGACGCCGCGACTTCTCCAGAACATCCGCGAACATCACCACCTCCGCCTGACCCTCCGGGTCCTCGATGGTGACGAACGCCATCTGGCGCTGGTTGCGATCGGTGGTGAGTTTGACCGCCGTCACCATGCCGCCGATCAACGCGCGCTCGCCGCCGGGCATGTCGCGCAACTCGCGCGAGGTGGTGGTGCGGATCATGGTGATCAGATCGCGGTAGCGATCGAGCGGGTGACCGGAGAGAAAGAATCCCAGCGATTCCTTCTCCTTCTGCAACTGTTCCTGCGCGGTCCACGGCGCCACCTCCGGCAGCGGGGCCTCGTCCGGCTCCTCGCTCTCGCCGAACAGGCTGGACTGGCCGAGAGCCTGGTCGCGGAAGCGGCGCGCGGCCCGCTCCGTCACCGTCTCCAGCGCGGCCAGCTTCTGCGCGCGGTGGCCGGGCAGCGCGTCCAGCGCCCCGGCTGCGATCAGGCTCTCGTACACGCGCCGCGTCACCAGGCGGCTGTTGATACGCCCGCACAGGTTTTCCAGGGAGCGGAACGCCCCCGCCTCGCTGCGCTCGGCCACGATCGTCTCCACCGCGGCCATGCCCACGTTCTTGACCGCACCCAGTCCATAGTAGATACGCCCCTCGCGCGCGCGGAACTCGGGGTGGCATGTGTTGATGTTGGGCGGCACCACCTCCACGCCGCACTCGCGGCACTCCTCCATCAGCACGGTGATGCGGTCGGTGTCGTCGATTTCGCTGGAGAGCGTCGCCGCCATGAACTCGGCCGGGTAGTGCGCCTTGATGAAACCGGTGCGGATGGAGAGCACGGCATAGGCCGCACTGTGCGACTTGTTGAACCCGTACTCGGCGAACTTCTCCATCTGCGAGAAGATCTTTTCCGCGGTCGACCTGGCGATGCCACGCGCACGCGCGCCCTCGATGAACTGCTTGCGCTGCTCGGCCATCACGTCCTTCTGCTTCTTGCCCATGGCCTTGCGCAGCAGGTCGGCCTCGCCCAGCGAGAACCCGGCCAGGTCGCTGGCGATGCGCATCACCTGCTCCTGGTACAGAATGACCCCGTAGGTGTCGCGCAGGATGGGCTCGAGCAGCTCGTGCTCGTAGGCGATCTCCTTGCGTGCATGCTTGCAGTCCACGAAGTGCGTCACCATGCCGCTGCCCAGCGGGCCCGGGCGGTAGAGCGCGTTCACCGCCACCACGTCGTGGAACCCGGTGGGTCTGAGGTTGGTCAAGAGCTCGCGCATGCCGGAGCTCTCCAGCTGAAAGACGCCCACCGTGCGCCCGGAGCGCAGCAGTTCGTAGGTCTTCTCGTCCTCGAGCGGGATGTCCTCGGGGCGGATGCGCCGCCCGTGGTTCTCCTCCACCATGCGCAGCGCCTTGTCGATCACGGTGAGCGTGCGCAGGCCCAGCACGTCGATCTTGAGCAGACCGATGGCGTCGATGCTCTTCATGTCGTACTGGGTGGTGATTTCGTCGCGATTCGACTTGTAGAGCGGCACGTGGTTGACCAGCGGCGTCGGCGTGATGATCATGCCCGCCGCATGCGTCGACGCGTGGCGCGAAATGCCCTCCAGGGTGAGCGAGAGTTTCATCAGCCGTGCGTAGTCGGCGCTGTTGTCCACCAGGGTCTTGAGTTCGGAGATGTTCTCCAGCGACTCGCGCAACGATGTCCCGGTGACGCCGGGGATGAGCTTGGCGATGCGGTCGACCTCGTCGTAGGGCACCTTGAGCACCCGCCCAACGTCGCGCACCACCGCGCGCGCGGCCATGGTGCCGAAGGTGATGATCTGACAGACGTTGTCCTGGCCATAGCGGTCGATCACATAACGAATCACTTCGTCGCGGCGCTCGAAGCAGAAGTCGATGTCGATGTCGGGCATGCTGACGCGCTCGGGGTTGAGCATGCGCTCGAAGAGCAGGCCGTGCGCCAGCGGGTCGACGTCGGTGATCCCCAGCGCATACGTCACCAGGCTGCCCGCCGCACTGCCGCGACCCGGCCCCACCGGAATATCCCTTTCGCGCGCGTGATGGACGATATCGCGCACGATCAGGAAGTACCCGTCGAAACCCATCTTGGCGATCACCGACAACTCGAAGTCGAGGCGTTTGCGCGTCGCTTCGGATACGTCGCCGTAACGCTGCGCCGCCCCCTCGAAGGCGAGGTGGCGCAGGTAGTCGCCGTTGCTCGCGAACCCCTCCGGCAGCGGGAAGCGCGGCAGGTGCAGCTCCCCCTCCTTGAGTTCCACATCGCACCGCTCAGCGATTGCCACCGTATTCTCCAGCGCCTGTGGATCGTCCGGGAACAACGCCGCCATCTCCGCCGGCGTCTTGAAGAACAGTTCGGTGGTGCTGAAGCGGAAGCGCTTGGGGTCGTCCATGTCGCTGCCGGTCTGCAGGCACAGGAGCGCCTCCTGCGCCTCCGCGTCCTCGCGGTCCAGGTAGTGGACGTCGTTGGACACGATCAGCGGGATGCCGGTATCGGCGCTCAGGCGCCGGTAGATCTCGTTGAGCTGCTTTTGCGGCTCCAGCCCGTGGTCCTGCATTTCGATGTAGTAGTTGCCCGCGCCGAAGACGTCGCGGTACCGGCAGGCAAACGCCTTGGCAGCTTCGTAGCCGTCGTTGAGCGCGAGTTGCGCCACCGTGCCGCGCAGGCAGGCGGTGGTACCGATGAGTCCGTCCGCGTGGCTCTGCAGGGTTTCGAAATCGATGCGCGGCTTGTAGTAGAAGCCCTCGAGGTAAGCGATGGAGGAGAGCTTGATCAGGTTGTGGTAGCCGTCGAGATTGCGCGCCAGCAGGATGAGATGGTCGGTCTGCGAGGGCTCGCCCTTCTTGCGGCCCCGGTCGTGGCGGCTGCCGCGCGTTATGTACGCCTCCATGCCCAGGATGGGCTTGATGCCGGCGCGTTTGGCCGCCTTGTAGAAATGGATCATGCCGAAGAGGTTGCCGTGGTCGGTGAGCGCAACCGCGGGCATGTCCAGGTCCTTCGCGCGGCGCACCAGGTTCTTCACCTTGATGGAGCCGTCGAGCAGGCTGTACTCCGAGTGCGCGTGCAGATGTACGAATGGAGCAGACATGAAAGGAAGCGCTGCTTCAGCGCGAATCGAAAACGACCGTCGCGTCGGCGACGGACTGGTTGCCGGCCTTGTCAAACACGACCACGTGGACGGGTTGTGGTCCGATTATAGGTTCGCCCCGCAGGGTCACAACGATTTTTTTCTTTGCGAAATCCCAGCGTGCGTAACGTTCGCGCCCGCCCACGGTAACGGTGATCCGCGTATCGTCGATTCCCGAGCCCCGGTCCTCCACCGGCACCAGAATCTCCGCAACCGGCAACCCGGTGGCGTAGGACGCCGGCCACGCGAGCTGCGGCGCGCCCAGCCACGGCGGCGTGCCGTCGCGCAGCACCGCAAAGACACCGGGCCGCGTGGAGCGCGCGGTGATACCCGCCGCGTCGCGCGCCCCGCCCAGGAAGGACCAGGTCCGCTTGCGGTCGTCAAACCGGTACACCGCGTCGCGCTCGCCGCACCCGGGGGCCTCGATGCGCAAGTCGAACCCGCGGCGCGTCACCCAGCCGGCCGGTCCCACCCGCACCGGGTCGCCGACGGAGACCAGGCCGTTGGCCGTCTTGGCGTGCTCCGTCTGCGCCCGCGTCACGAACACCACCCCGTCGCCGAAGAGTGTTCCCGGCGCAACCGAGACCGTCACCCCCAGCGCCGGGACCTCCACGTCACCGGCGCCCCCGCGCACGAAACCAGTCACGTACACGGTGGCGGTGTCGCCGCCCGCCCCGCCCGGCAGGGCGCGCACGCGGCCTGCCAGTTCGACCGCCCGTACCACCACCGTGTCCATGACCGCGGCGAAGCCGTCGGCAAAAAAGGCCCCCGCCAGGTCCGGCGCCAGCACGGGATCGCGCGGCCCGGCGCGCGGCGGGCGTCCGCCCGTACCCGCCGGCGTATCGACATAGCGGAACGTGACCTCCGCGTGGTTTCCCGCCGTGTCCAGCGCCACCACGCGCGCGCTGTGAACCTTCCCGGCCGGCCCGGCCGGCAGGCTGCCTCCGCCCGGGAACTCCCTCCCGTCGAGGGTCTCCCCGTCGCGCTGGTACAGTTCGAAGAACGTCACCCCGCGCGCGCGGTTGGCACCGGCGTGGTAGAGCAGGTCGACCTCACCCGCATCCGCGAACGCAAACCGGTCCAGGACGATGCGCGCCACGAGCGAGTCGTCCGCCCACACCTGCATCTCGTACGGGGCGAGCCGCCCGGAGGCGGCGTTGAGCCGGTCGATGACGCTCGCCGCAACCCCCACCCGGCCCGAGATGCGCAGCGTATCCGCGATGGCGTAGCGCCCCCCACCCGCACGGCGCGGCACCAGCTCCAGGGGCTGCAGGACACCCTCCACCCGCGCCGCCGGGTCCAGCGGCACCAGCGCGAGCCTGGAAAAGACGGGACGCTCGCGGTCGGTCACCGCGAATCCGCGCCGGAACGGGTTGATGGCCAGGTCGCCGGAGCGGGTTTCGAAGTGCAGGTGCGGCCCGGCGGTGCCGGTGGCGCCGGACCACGCGATCACGTCCCCGCTCGCCACCCGCAGCGCCCCCGGCGCCAGGTGAAAATCCACGTTGTATCGCCCCGCGCGGCGCTGGGCGGCCGCGAGCGAGTCCTCCAGCGCGGGCATGAACTCGGCGAGGTGCGCGTACACCACCTCGTCGCCATCGTCGAGCATCACGTGCAGCGCCTTGCCGTACCCGAGCGAACCGGCGCGCACCCGCGACACCCACCCGTCGCCGACAGCACGGCACGCCACGCCCTCGCGGCCGTAGGTGCGCACGTCGATCCCCGCGTGGAAACGGCCGTCGCGGTACTCGCAGAAGTTCGATGAGACCGCCTGGCCCAGCGGCACCGGCCACGGGCGCCGCCCGGCGTCGTCGCCGGCGAAAGCGGCGGTCGCGGCGCAAACGAGCGCAACAAAGAGGAAACGCGGGGTCGTGTTCATTGTAAAAGGGCCGACGGTCGCGCCACGCTACCACCCGCGACCGATGGTGTCAAAAGTCCGTTGCGGGGCTGCGGGGCACGCTTGTCAGCGGCCGTATCCTGTGCTATCTTCACCGCTTGGCGTTTTTTCATCCTCGTAGACCGATCCGGGAGTTGTGATGTCGATATGATGAAGCAGATGCGTGAGAACACCAAGATCATCCTTTGGGTGGTGGTCGTGGCGTTCGTCATCACGATCTTCGCCGTCTGGGGGCTCGACCTCCAGTCCGGAGGAATGACCCAGAAGCAGACCCTGGTGGGCCGCGTGAACGGCGTGCCCGTCACGCCGCAGGCGTACCAGTCCGTTTATACCCAGATGGCGCAACAGTTCCGCGCCTCGAGCCCCAATGGAGAGCTCAGCAGCATGCAGCAGGAGATGCTGCGTGACCAGGCGTGGGAGAACATCGTCAGCAACATCCTCACCTCCGAGCAGATCAAACAACTCGGCATCACGGTGAGCGACGAAGAGGTGCTCAACGCCATCCGCACCTCGCCGCCACCGGAGGTGCAGCAGTACTTCAGTGACGAGAACGGCAACTTCGACTACGCCGCGTATCAGTCGGCGCTCAACAACCCCGAGGCCGACTGGACCGCGGTGGAGGATCTGGTGCGCCAGCGCATCCCCGTGCTCAAGCTCAACCAGTACCTGATGTCACAGGTGCACGTCTCGGCCGCCGAGGTACGGCGCGCGTTCGACGAGGAGACGGTGAAGCTGGTGGCGCGCTACGTCAGTTTCCCCATCGATGGCGAGGACATCGGCGACTGGACGCCCTCCGACGAGGACGTGGCGGCGTACTACCAGAAGCACCTGGACCGCTACCAGCAGCCGGAGAAGGCCTCGCTGCAGGTGGTGCGGTTGCCGCGGGTTCCCTCCGACCGCGACCGCTCCGATCTGGTCTACACCGCGGGAATCGTCCGCAAGCAGGCCGTTGGTGGCGAGGACTTCGCCACGCTGGCCCGGACCTATTCCGAGGCCCACACCGCCAGCGTGGGTGGCGAGACCGGTTTCCTCGGCGCCGGCCAGCGCGACGCCGTGGTGATGGACGCCGCGGCCCAGCTCAAACCCGGAGAGATCAGCGAGCCGATCCCCACCACCGACGGTATCTACGTCATCCAGCTCATCGCTTCGCGCAAGGAGAAGGGCGAGCAGCAGGTCAACCTGCGCGAGATATACATGGAGCTCACGCCGGGCCCCGAGACCGCGGACTCGCTGGCCGCGGTGGCGCGCGACATCCACGACCAGGCGGTCGCGGCGAAGGACCTCGCGACGGCGGCCAACGCGCACGGACTCGAGGTCGTGGGCACCGATCCGTTCGCGGCCGGCATGCCCATCTCCGGGCTGGGCTTCGTGCCCGCCGTCTCGCGCTTTGCCTTCGCCGCAACACCCGGCACCATCAGCGACGTGATCCAGGACGACAGCAATTTCTACGTGTGCCGCGTCGAGAACCGCACCCCCGCCGCGCCGCGCCCGGTGGAGGAAGTGGCGGACGTCATCAAGCAGATGCTGTTGCGCGAGCGCAAGGTCGATTCGGCCACCCGCAAGGCGGTGGCCTTCCGCCGCACCGCCACCGTGCCCAACACACCCTTCGAGAAGGCCGCGGCCCAGTACCAGCTGACGGTGGCAAGCACGGACTCCTTCACCGTGGCCGCTCCGGTCGCCGGCATGGGCGCCCACAGCGCCTTCGCGCAGGCGGCACTCTCCACGGTGCCCGGGACGGTGTCAGCCCCGGTCGAGAGCGGCAACGCGGTCTACGTGATTCGTGTGGACGGCCGCCAGGATCCGGACGAAGCGACGTTCCAGGCGCGCGCGCCACAGATTCGCGACCGTATCTATCAGGAGAAGGTGCAGCAGTACGTCAACTACTGGTACGCCGAGTTGCGCAAGAACAGCACCATCGAGGATTTCCGGGAGGCATCCTGAAGCGGAGCGGCGGATAAAAAAAAGCCCGGCCATCCGGCCGGGCTTTTTTCTGCCTAGTCGTCCTTCTTGTCGTGGGGCGGGGATTCGTCCTGATTGCCTTCGATGCTGCTGCGCGCCTCGTTGGTCGCCTGCTTGAACTTGCGAATTGATTTGCCCAGCGCCTCCGCGAAATCGGGAAGGCGGCGCGGACCGAATATCAGGAGCACGATGACGAGGATGATGACCAGCTCGTTCCAGCCGATCGGCCCCAGGAAACCGAATATCATGACCCCTCCGCGCGCTACCAGTAGTAGCGCAGGAACACGAACACAACGAATATTCCCAGCACACTCATCAGGTTCACGCGCAGCGAGAAGCCAAACGTGAAGCTGAACACCACGAGGTCGACGTGGACCGGTCCCACGTGCAGGTCGGTTGCGTTGACGAATACGTCACGAATGACCTTCCCCTCCGGAAGCACCAGGCCAACCGCCTCGCCCACCACGGTGCCCACGACGATTCCGAGAAAGAGTATGAGCGCTATGAACGCTAACGGACGTCTGCGGGGCGCCACCAATGCCTCCCGGTACGGGTTAGGATCAGCATAGGCGAGGCACCCTGCGGCGCCAAGCCCCTTTTCACTCCACTCCGCCGAGCTGCAGGCGCCGGTAGTCGGCGCCCAGGATGAGTTCGACGTCCGCCACGGCGTTGCGGCGGATCTGCGTGGTCACGTTCCGGCAACCGATTCGTTTGGCCAGCAGTTCCGCCTCCGAACCCCGCCGGCGCACGATCAGAACCGTTTCCGCATAGTCGAACCGCTCCGCGTTCCCCACCTCGACCACCGACACCTCCATGCGCCGCAGCGCCGCCTCGGCGTCGCCGGCGATCCCGGGCACACCGCTGCCGTTCTTGATCGAGACGGTGAGCGGCCGTGACCCGCCGTCGCCCGACTGGCGCACGAAGAGGCTGAAGGTGACCGACGCGGCGCACAGCACCAGCGCCACCGTGGCCATGCCCACCGCGATGCGCTGGCCCAGGCCGCCCTGGGCCGGTTTGCGCGCCCGCCGTTTCGCTTTTCTGGCCGCCATTGCCATGCCTCCCTACAGCGCCGCCAGCGCCGCGTGCAGCTTGTGGTAGGTGTCGTT
The Candidatus Krumholzibacteriia bacterium genome window above contains:
- a CDS encoding acetyl-CoA carboxylase carboxyltransferase subunit alpha gives rise to the protein MAQRAPRRYVLDFEQPIVELEDKIAELKQLAIVQNVSVDDEVGRLTEKADRLRGEVFSGLTAWQQVQLARHPQRPYTLDYVTAFGGEFTELHGDRYFADDEAIVGGFMMLNDLRIMLIGHQKGRDTRENIRRNFGMPNPEGYRKANRLMRLAEKFNLPIVTLIDTPGAYPGLGAEERGQALAIAENLKLMASLKVPIVSVVIGEGGSGGALALGVSDRILMLQHAIYSVISPEGCAAILWKDQGKVKEAADALKLTAKHLLSFGIIDRIVPEPAGGAHRDPGAVAESLGQVVYEEVNYLSHLSPATLRERRLKKYLNMGFYEQETT
- the porU gene encoding type IX secretion system sortase PorU — its product is MRSVKITIFILALCALTAAGSVYAGGQVRTVSDSNGRVVIELTSESPDNQPVIQTFFVAISPGGTWSVDFEPGAGAAIRADALADTIIVSQPFIYRGTRALWVRVSVPAGLPLSTVTVDYTPAAEVRDASTVDPLLKALVVNTDVFPVTPRSGSPDPWFSRSPNWARLTLASRGMYAVTGADLSAAGVSLAGIDPATLRAYTGGVRMQARDLTDANGSWQPGQAMREVPLRVEAGSDGTFDASDRIVFYAVGAEDWADYYGPAADTLHYRHSHAKSNTYFLSWGGALGGTPLRMAGVAAVPVAAPDRTTYFHREYRERDLISDFDYRGDGWLWLDVPRPGNSRYGLVSIDVRDLVASRPQVFRSVALAPYVSANDPTGSNIGHHALYLNLRGGVERTVGGLVWNAQVTHRYFEDGVPVRISGDFLLNGANQFRLQVPGDLNPIDKMFFAWFSIGYERRIRAVDDAIAFSSPDTSGVVNFSATSFTTQGTLYAFDVTDPWSPFELTGAEVTPSGGGRRVRFSSSLAAERRHYWVGSGGALRKPSVTRVTPVDLRNESAGPNMLIVCHAGFRAAAERLRAHRAAHLPFYGNPSVKVVTTDEIFDNFSAGLPDPMAIRNYIKFLYENAIDANGNPRLGYVLLLGDATVDFRNNASAQPDYVPTNLYFTRTTLFAMATDDWFAHMDASDQVGGASVMDVALGRLPVESAEEASIAVDKVIGYELDSPRETWRDEIILVADDELSSFESACETSWTDESEAITYTYAANYLTVRKIYLTEYAQIGSVKPQSRLEFLDEWNQGALVVNYIGHGSSQQMADEQVFLGSDVSQLNNGLRLPVVMAFSCTIGDFANPAGKSLSEKLIVRAEGGAVATMTASRETYPGPNAKLNAALFKLMTPRWLGDTDAPIGVAAMASKLHSAAETYFQPFQEENNWKYNLLGDPAMRPAIARQALRFETTGQETLVAGARHVLRGRVLRDGATDAGFTGAVTVTVREPRIRRAYQTRCNTAIVMNYDVPGGVIYSGSADVHDGEFEVSFRVPRLAATGPLAFAAAYADAGGSDAAEAIDSVLVVAAPTLADSLALKQLDGAPRVELGFKSGLKVVKPGDTVRALVRDQDGINILATTNEGRQAILIDDLPVPIDVNKYFSFDHGGVDTSGVLLFPLPDLDVGKHRLVYKVSDSFGATALDTLFFDVTDAQDYYAQAVMNYPNPFQTSTQFLFRLSNRASVTVDIFTVSGKRVRRIEQIRDGGEVWIEWDGRDAAGDDIANGSYLYVATVDFVGLDRPPTVLRGKLTRIR
- a CDS encoding Trm112 family protein — its product is MLRPELLEILACPKCKEKVVLDEKGRHLVCMRCRIKYPVNEHGIPIMLIERAEPLDA
- a CDS encoding DNA polymerase III subunit alpha, producing MSAPFVHLHAHSEYSLLDGSIKVKNLVRRAKDLDMPAVALTDHGNLFGMIHFYKAAKRAGIKPILGMEAYITRGSRHDRGRKKGEPSQTDHLILLARNLDGYHNLIKLSSIAYLEGFYYKPRIDFETLQSHADGLIGTTACLRGTVAQLALNDGYEAAKAFACRYRDVFGAGNYYIEMQDHGLEPQKQLNEIYRRLSADTGIPLIVSNDVHYLDREDAEAQEALLCLQTGSDMDDPKRFRFSTTELFFKTPAEMAALFPDDPQALENTVAIAERCDVELKEGELHLPRFPLPEGFASNGDYLRHLAFEGAAQRYGDVSEATRKRLDFELSVIAKMGFDGYFLIVRDIVHHARERDIPVGPGRGSAAGSLVTYALGITDVDPLAHGLLFERMLNPERVSMPDIDIDFCFERRDEVIRYVIDRYGQDNVCQIITFGTMAARAVVRDVGRVLKVPYDEVDRIAKLIPGVTGTSLRESLENISELKTLVDNSADYARLMKLSLTLEGISRHASTHAAGMIITPTPLVNHVPLYKSNRDEITTQYDMKSIDAIGLLKIDVLGLRTLTVIDKALRMVEENHGRRIRPEDIPLEDEKTYELLRSGRTVGVFQLESSGMRELLTNLRPTGFHDVVAVNALYRPGPLGSGMVTHFVDCKHARKEIAYEHELLEPILRDTYGVILYQEQVMRIASDLAGFSLGEADLLRKAMGKKQKDVMAEQRKQFIEGARARGIARSTAEKIFSQMEKFAEYGFNKSHSAAYAVLSIRTGFIKAHYPAEFMAATLSSEIDDTDRITVLMEECRECGVEVVPPNINTCHPEFRAREGRIYYGLGAVKNVGMAAVETIVAERSEAGAFRSLENLCGRINSRLVTRRVYESLIAAGALDALPGHRAQKLAALETVTERAARRFRDQALGQSSLFGESEEPDEAPLPEVAPWTAQEQLQKEKESLGFFLSGHPLDRYRDLITMIRTTTSRELRDMPGGERALIGGMVTAVKLTTDRNQRQMAFVTIEDPEGQAEVVMFADVLEKSRRHIGENSVVVVEGRVSRRNGGDGKVLVNSVLSVGEDQTPSWKEVHVTIDLDHMGEEKVDELKGVLTGRPGDSRVFFHIQENGRRSYVIRARSQGVLVDPALVSGLSASVGACNVRLVPAGIGA
- a CDS encoding YjbH domain-containing protein encodes the protein MKRAAAFALLCVLTAPVARAGLEQPVDNVGHPIAGIIPHREYRVQVRLTPESSLQGGVRLGFKDRVQVGVFYGVQKLVETGSPTANDHLGFEVRARVLEEARWPAVAVGFDSQGWYAYDGAYQRYERKSPGVYAVASKNWHSFAGDLSLHLGANYSLETADGDDAPDMFGAADWTIANAVSLLGDLDMAWNDDTPDGRFGEGGVYVDVGVRVALGAHLQLMLVFSDLTRNLGPDAEIGRELEVTYLNWF